The following are encoded in a window of Maridesulfovibrio ferrireducens genomic DNA:
- a CDS encoding alpha-2-macroglobulin family protein, with the protein MDRGPSPFRDKKNIIIGMLLMLCIIQASALLKNKHESISERMSAGDGVIITDVSLDSQGYSQLLIAFDKPIGPLGVSAALINPPAQITPEVKGEWRWINPYGLRFKADPSFAPDTRFTIEMQPDNLLLKGQSLTGETSFSVQTGSFSVTETNLQAEPVPGPGKQVRIEGNISFSSYVNPENTLKNISLTGPDGKDIPISITTNYDDYYQRFVSSPIEKTTDKKTYTLKIAKDMPDGKDSMVLGKDYEKNIEIVFDPVLKYNGYSGASTISGSRVELGFSSPVIPTQGLEMISIKPDVSVSASSSGKKLILSGSFLPGKKYKITLKKGLTAADSAVLEEEVIAEVNIPDITPFADFTANGMFLSESGYKTLGVETVNAKHVDVEVDRVFPNNLFSLFTHYGYMAFDSTTYGGGISPALGNKIFSGRIDVKGKPNKKTITPLSLQSFIAEGGKGLYRVSAGIPRQGQKAQRWVMITDLGIVAKQGEDETLFWVSSISNLKPVLDAKVQVISDRNQVMATGTTSKRGMLIIKKDAFRRDVGNPYMVIVTLKNDMTFLLLDRFATDMAGLDVAGQRLSPKGFTAFSYGERNLYRPGETVKGVAVIRNEKLAPSSKMPVVLVYTDQRGRELFRKTASTDSQGMVEFKREIPDYSPTGHFSVKILAGNENIGNYRYSVEDFMPDRIAAEIITSKTPSPGENLGFEVEGRYLFGPPAENLPVTARVSLEPSEFKPDGYKQFRFNTDSSSFKPREIMVSDEKLDETGKYSFSVLIPENLKSDSALQARVTARISETGGRGVTATKTEPVNISKFYPGLKTLTKQGYEQNEKVKLDYVTLTPAGEKTVAAKLIMTLYRDRWQTIIRTTPSGGFKYVTERDPQLIETRKISPSKALGSFKVTPSEFGSYRVILSDPESGVSAQANFFCGGWGYSPWALENPSRLDIIPTRKGDYKAGETAKFQIRTPFSGRMLITIEDRSVRWMKTLTIKGNTATISVPVQKGLSPNAYVTATLIRSINDIEPGASARAVGAVPIFVNRQSNRLPVSIDSPETTRPEKTVTFKVKTTPGAKLTIAAVDEGILRLTGQKTPNPFNYFYAKRALGVRWSDTFGMLMPDSGPINNSPAGGGAALAMMKQFAGSGSIRRVKPVTFWSGVITADKNGNASFDVEIPSFNGALRIMAVVTDGKKFGSSSNLMTVRSPLMVTPTLPRFLAPDEIFDIPVSVRNDTPADGNFTVAVKSSGAFQTEMSFEPLIVIKDRQSTAFFKTQTGKDIGKATFTVTAEGNKEKAEETIDMNIRPALPVQRSSESGFLKDKETSFPAEFEGMMNSTISRTLTIGNQPMIRMAGKLDYLLRYPYSCTEQIVSGAFPLLKLPELARELSPESFDKNSPQYMVQSSLSRLSMMQTGDGGFSMWPDGRKAEKWTSVYALHFLYEAGISGYQVDTLLLNSALGYVSNVAGNIKDNASFRLPSYALYVLARCGKPMHGPMNYLREQKTDKLDELSLTLLGGAFAATGDMKAYTQLLSTRPAPISKTDKDNVFSSETRDLALETLVRMASDKTDDSIPKMIQKLSDLMADNKKDVTQDNALGFMALGSFFGQTKAEPIPSGRIMSNGKELAKFDSNSTTVVTVHGDASLSIELNSAPTAGTAVWTINSRAVPLVTNWKPFSHGLEIKHEFLTREGEPLNPEEIKQGQLVAMRTVVTSTGKAVSNAVIQCLLPSGLEPENTKLATREDLPWIEKGNVRPDHVDIRDDRVLVFTDIPKKGKVEQVTLLRAVTRGEFKIPPAQVEAMYDPEVAGATDIGEMVIGK; encoded by the coding sequence ATGGACAGAGGACCGTCACCTTTCAGAGATAAAAAGAATATCATAATCGGAATGCTGCTGATGCTATGCATTATTCAGGCATCCGCTCTACTCAAAAACAAACATGAATCCATTTCAGAGCGAATGAGCGCAGGTGACGGGGTAATCATTACTGATGTCAGCCTCGACAGTCAGGGATACTCACAACTACTCATTGCTTTTGACAAACCCATCGGACCGCTGGGAGTTTCTGCGGCATTAATAAATCCCCCGGCACAAATTACTCCCGAAGTAAAAGGTGAATGGAGATGGATTAATCCTTATGGCCTGCGATTTAAGGCAGATCCTTCATTTGCGCCCGATACACGGTTCACAATTGAGATGCAGCCTGATAATTTACTGCTTAAAGGTCAATCGCTCACCGGAGAAACCTCTTTTTCAGTTCAAACAGGCAGTTTCTCCGTCACTGAAACCAATTTACAAGCTGAGCCAGTCCCCGGTCCGGGCAAACAGGTCAGGATCGAAGGAAATATTTCTTTCAGCAGTTATGTGAACCCTGAAAACACCCTGAAAAACATTTCCCTGACCGGACCTGACGGCAAAGATATTCCTATAAGCATCACCACCAATTATGATGACTATTATCAACGCTTTGTCAGTTCTCCGATTGAAAAAACTACCGACAAGAAAACCTATACTCTCAAAATTGCTAAAGATATGCCTGACGGTAAAGACAGCATGGTACTAGGTAAGGACTACGAAAAAAATATTGAAATCGTCTTTGACCCAGTCCTGAAATATAATGGATATAGCGGAGCAAGTACCATTTCAGGTTCAAGAGTCGAACTGGGCTTTTCAAGTCCGGTAATTCCGACACAAGGGCTGGAAATGATTTCAATTAAGCCCGATGTTTCTGTCTCAGCCTCTTCATCCGGCAAAAAATTAATCCTATCCGGCTCATTTCTGCCCGGCAAAAAATATAAAATTACTCTGAAAAAGGGACTTACCGCCGCTGACAGCGCAGTGCTTGAAGAAGAAGTCATTGCAGAAGTAAATATTCCAGACATCACACCTTTTGCTGACTTCACTGCCAACGGGATGTTCCTGTCAGAATCCGGATACAAAACTCTGGGTGTTGAAACAGTAAACGCCAAACATGTTGATGTAGAAGTCGACCGGGTTTTCCCCAACAACTTATTTTCGTTGTTCACCCATTACGGATACATGGCCTTTGATTCAACAACCTACGGCGGCGGAATATCTCCTGCTCTCGGTAATAAAATTTTCTCCGGCAGAATTGATGTTAAAGGCAAGCCGAATAAAAAAACAATCACTCCACTATCCCTGCAAAGCTTTATAGCTGAAGGCGGAAAGGGGTTATACAGAGTCAGTGCCGGGATTCCCCGCCAAGGACAAAAAGCCCAGCGCTGGGTAATGATCACAGACCTCGGAATTGTGGCGAAACAAGGCGAAGATGAAACACTGTTCTGGGTATCTTCAATTTCGAATCTTAAACCGGTCCTCGACGCGAAAGTGCAGGTTATAAGCGACCGGAATCAGGTGATGGCAACCGGAACCACCAGTAAACGCGGCATGCTCATCATCAAAAAGGATGCTTTCCGCCGCGATGTAGGCAATCCCTACATGGTTATTGTAACACTCAAAAATGATATGACTTTTCTACTTTTAGACCGCTTTGCTACAGACATGGCGGGACTTGATGTAGCAGGACAAAGACTTTCTCCGAAAGGTTTCACCGCTTTTTCATACGGCGAAAGAAATCTGTACCGCCCCGGTGAAACCGTTAAAGGCGTGGCAGTTATAAGAAATGAAAAGCTTGCGCCCTCAAGCAAAATGCCCGTTGTTCTGGTTTACACAGATCAGCGCGGAAGAGAGCTTTTCCGTAAAACAGCCTCCACTGATAGTCAGGGCATGGTTGAATTTAAAAGAGAAATTCCGGATTACTCACCAACCGGACATTTCTCTGTAAAAATTCTGGCAGGCAACGAAAATATCGGCAACTATCGTTACTCGGTTGAAGATTTTATGCCGGACAGAATCGCGGCTGAAATAATCACATCCAAGACCCCATCTCCGGGTGAAAATCTAGGATTTGAAGTTGAGGGCAGATATCTTTTCGGACCTCCGGCAGAGAATCTTCCGGTAACAGCGCGAGTATCTCTTGAACCGTCTGAATTCAAACCCGACGGATACAAACAGTTCCGTTTCAACACGGATTCAAGCTCCTTTAAGCCGCGCGAAATCATGGTTTCCGATGAGAAACTTGATGAAACAGGCAAATATTCTTTCTCCGTCCTTATCCCTGAAAACTTAAAATCAGACTCAGCCTTACAGGCGAGGGTCACCGCAAGAATCAGTGAAACAGGCGGACGCGGAGTTACGGCAACAAAAACTGAACCCGTTAATATTTCTAAATTCTATCCCGGTTTAAAAACACTCACCAAACAAGGATATGAGCAAAACGAAAAGGTCAAACTAGACTACGTGACGCTTACTCCGGCAGGCGAGAAAACCGTAGCCGCCAAGCTGATCATGACTCTTTATAGAGATCGCTGGCAAACTATCATCCGTACCACTCCGTCCGGCGGTTTCAAATATGTTACCGAACGCGATCCGCAATTGATTGAAACACGCAAAATATCACCTTCGAAAGCGTTAGGATCATTTAAAGTGACTCCCTCCGAATTCGGAAGCTATCGCGTGATACTCAGCGATCCCGAGTCCGGTGTTTCCGCACAGGCAAACTTTTTCTGCGGAGGATGGGGTTATTCTCCATGGGCGCTGGAAAACCCTTCACGGCTGGATATAATCCCGACCCGAAAAGGCGATTACAAAGCCGGAGAAACAGCAAAATTCCAGATACGCACACCGTTCTCAGGGCGTATGCTTATTACTATTGAAGATCGCTCTGTCCGCTGGATGAAAACTCTGACTATAAAAGGAAACACAGCAACCATATCCGTTCCGGTTCAAAAAGGATTAAGCCCTAACGCATATGTCACTGCTACCTTGATCAGGTCTATCAATGATATCGAACCGGGAGCATCCGCACGCGCGGTGGGGGCTGTGCCTATTTTCGTAAACAGGCAGTCGAACAGACTTCCAGTATCCATAGATTCCCCTGAAACGACCCGTCCTGAAAAGACGGTTACATTTAAAGTGAAAACCACTCCCGGAGCAAAACTGACCATTGCGGCAGTAGACGAAGGGATACTCAGACTTACCGGACAAAAAACTCCTAATCCTTTTAACTACTTCTACGCAAAAAGAGCGCTCGGAGTCAGATGGTCGGACACTTTCGGAATGCTCATGCCCGATTCAGGTCCGATCAACAATTCTCCCGCAGGTGGTGGCGCGGCTCTTGCCATGATGAAACAATTTGCAGGTAGTGGGTCGATTAGAAGAGTTAAGCCTGTGACATTCTGGTCCGGCGTAATCACAGCCGATAAGAACGGAAACGCGTCTTTTGACGTTGAAATTCCAAGCTTCAATGGAGCCTTAAGAATCATGGCTGTTGTTACCGACGGTAAAAAATTCGGTTCTTCATCGAACCTGATGACAGTTCGCTCACCGCTCATGGTGACACCGACTCTGCCTAGGTTCCTTGCTCCTGACGAAATCTTCGATATTCCGGTAAGTGTCCGCAACGACACTCCTGCTGACGGCAATTTCACTGTCGCTGTAAAATCATCCGGCGCTTTCCAGACTGAAATGAGTTTTGAACCATTGATAGTAATCAAAGACAGACAAAGCACTGCCTTCTTCAAAACACAAACAGGCAAAGATATAGGTAAAGCAACCTTTACCGTCACAGCAGAAGGCAACAAAGAAAAAGCCGAAGAAACAATTGATATGAATATACGTCCTGCCCTGCCAGTTCAACGCAGCAGTGAATCAGGATTTTTAAAAGACAAGGAAACTTCATTTCCCGCTGAATTTGAAGGGATGATGAATTCAACCATAAGCCGAACTCTGACCATCGGTAATCAGCCCATGATCCGCATGGCAGGAAAACTGGATTATCTCCTTCGCTACCCTTATTCCTGTACTGAACAAATAGTATCAGGGGCTTTCCCTCTGCTGAAATTACCCGAACTGGCCCGTGAACTTTCACCCGAAAGTTTTGATAAAAATTCTCCGCAATACATGGTGCAGTCCTCGCTCAGCAGACTTTCCATGATGCAGACCGGAGACGGCGGCTTTTCCATGTGGCCCGACGGACGCAAGGCTGAGAAATGGACCTCTGTTTACGCACTTCATTTCCTCTACGAAGCCGGGATTTCCGGTTATCAGGTAGATACTCTGCTGTTAAACTCAGCACTGGGCTACGTTTCAAATGTAGCAGGAAATATAAAAGATAACGCATCATTCAGATTACCCAGCTATGCACTCTATGTTCTGGCAAGATGCGGTAAGCCTATGCACGGCCCCATGAATTATTTACGTGAACAAAAAACCGACAAACTCGATGAACTTTCACTGACCCTGCTCGGCGGAGCTTTTGCCGCAACAGGCGACATGAAAGCATACACACAGCTTTTATCAACCAGACCTGCTCCGATTTCAAAAACTGACAAAGACAATGTTTTCAGTTCCGAAACACGCGATCTCGCACTTGAAACACTTGTCCGCATGGCGTCAGACAAAACAGACGATTCCATACCCAAAATGATTCAAAAGCTGTCCGACCTCATGGCTGACAACAAAAAAGATGTTACGCAGGACAACGCACTGGGTTTCATGGCGTTAGGTTCATTCTTCGGTCAGACAAAGGCTGAGCCCATCCCTTCAGGACGGATTATGAGCAACGGCAAAGAGCTTGCCAAATTCGACAGCAACTCAACCACAGTTGTGACGGTTCACGGTGACGCTTCGCTCTCAATTGAACTGAATTCCGCGCCGACAGCGGGAACAGCCGTATGGACCATAAATTCACGCGCAGTGCCCCTAGTCACCAACTGGAAGCCTTTTTCACACGGACTGGAAATCAAACACGAATTCCTGACCCGCGAAGGCGAACCTTTAAATCCCGAAGAAATCAAACAGGGACAGCTCGTAGCAATGCGAACCGTTGTAACAAGCACAGGCAAAGCCGTATCAAATGCGGTTATTCAATGCTTGCTTCCGTCCGGTCTTGAGCCTGAAAACACCAAGCTTGCCACACGCGAAGATCTACCTTGGATAGAAAAAGGTAATGTTCGTCCCGACCACGTTGACATCAGAGACGACAGAGTGCTCGTGTTCACCGATATTCCTAAAAAAGGTAAAGTCGAACAAGTAACCTTACTAAGGGCCGTGACTCGTGGAGAATTTAAAATCCCTCCGGCACAGGTCGAAGCTATGTATGATCCTGAAGTGGCTGGTGCTACCGATATCGGGGAAATGGTAATTGGGAAATAG
- the pbpC gene encoding penicillin-binding protein 1C — MNRHKKLMIILGGIAFCFAAFFALDIIFPFPEHKLHPATATVVYDRDHKPLRIFLPSDGARRMHTDISTISPVLIRSLIASEDGLFKYHPGVNPISALRAAVSNIKEGRIVSGASTIPMQIARMAEPKSRTMSSKLTESFRAIQLKLHHSNDELLEIYLNMLPYGGNIEGVAAASHFYFGHDPSTLSLAQSALLTTLPRGPAYYDPIRHPEQSKQGRNHVMDQLEKHGVFPTAEVERNKKVPLPTAIRPVPLKAPHFCRMALERSGSTPEIITTLDYVLQQTAEERLKNHVSRLRNDDIDNAACVIIHIPTREIRALVGSADFLEKGYGGAINLAKTKRSPGSTLKPFLYALAMDKGLMAPASFLYDIPVDYSGYSPENYNQTWSGQVEMRDALARSLNVPAVKTLARTGVPDFIDLLRKGGLTTLNKNPMEYGLPLALGGCEVKLTELTNLYASLADSGKYRPFKITPSTNDISSQLFSPEASWITLQMLSKVSRPEMNDTWMLTNDMPEAGWKTGTSFGHRDAWALGISGDYAIGVWVGNPDGRPRKGISGASHAGPLLFDLLRAASPGGKLPHQPDGAGITEIKVCAHSHQLPGPFCTERITMQTLSGKTQLTPCKYCRQIFIDPKSGFRLSGECLDRKKLERKIIRTLPAQLARWRAENNMEVPILPPLAPDCDLIPAGNAPRIISPASTTPYLLRKGTPLKYQQIGLKANAEADSGTLHWFLDGRLVNKGKFNQKLFTEAKAGKHKISVTDSLGRTDSVLFEVRGGK; from the coding sequence TTGAACAGACATAAAAAATTAATGATTATTCTTGGCGGCATTGCTTTTTGCTTTGCCGCCTTTTTTGCTTTGGATATAATTTTTCCTTTCCCTGAGCATAAACTCCATCCCGCAACCGCTACGGTTGTTTATGATCGGGATCATAAACCCCTGCGTATTTTTCTGCCTTCGGACGGAGCGCGGCGGATGCACACGGACATTTCAACAATTTCACCGGTTTTGATACGCTCGCTCATCGCTTCGGAAGATGGACTCTTTAAATATCATCCGGGCGTTAATCCAATCTCAGCTCTGCGAGCGGCGGTTTCTAATATAAAAGAAGGACGCATTGTTTCCGGCGCATCTACTATCCCCATGCAGATTGCACGTATGGCGGAACCGAAATCACGTACAATGTCGTCCAAACTGACAGAATCGTTCAGAGCAATACAGCTTAAATTACATCACTCAAACGATGAACTTCTCGAAATATATCTGAACATGCTTCCTTATGGAGGTAATATCGAAGGAGTTGCGGCAGCCTCGCATTTCTACTTCGGACATGATCCATCTACTCTTTCACTTGCACAATCGGCATTACTAACCACTCTACCCCGTGGACCTGCTTATTATGATCCAATCAGACATCCTGAACAGTCTAAACAGGGCCGTAATCATGTAATGGATCAACTGGAAAAGCACGGTGTTTTCCCCACCGCAGAAGTTGAACGAAATAAAAAAGTTCCTCTTCCAACCGCAATACGCCCCGTACCACTTAAAGCACCTCACTTTTGCCGCATGGCGCTTGAGCGGAGCGGTTCAACACCTGAAATCATCACGACTTTAGATTACGTTTTGCAACAGACTGCGGAGGAACGGCTTAAAAATCATGTTTCCCGTTTACGCAATGATGATATCGACAACGCCGCGTGTGTCATCATTCATATTCCCACACGGGAGATTCGCGCGCTGGTCGGTTCCGCTGATTTTCTCGAAAAAGGTTACGGCGGCGCGATTAATCTAGCTAAAACCAAACGCTCGCCCGGTTCGACTCTCAAACCTTTTCTTTATGCACTGGCAATGGATAAGGGACTTATGGCACCCGCTTCATTTTTATATGATATACCTGTAGATTATTCGGGCTATTCCCCTGAAAATTATAACCAGACATGGAGCGGACAGGTTGAAATGCGTGACGCGCTGGCCCGTTCACTTAATGTTCCGGCAGTAAAAACATTAGCCCGAACAGGCGTTCCTGATTTTATAGACCTGCTCAGAAAAGGCGGGCTGACCACCTTAAATAAAAATCCGATGGAATACGGGTTACCGCTGGCCCTCGGCGGGTGCGAAGTAAAACTCACGGAACTGACAAATTTATATGCCAGCCTAGCTGATAGCGGAAAATATCGTCCTTTCAAAATCACGCCATCTACAAATGACATAAGTTCACAATTGTTTTCACCCGAAGCATCATGGATTACGCTCCAAATGCTTTCAAAAGTATCAAGACCGGAAATGAACGATACATGGATGCTGACAAACGACATGCCGGAAGCGGGATGGAAAACAGGGACATCCTTCGGGCATAGAGATGCGTGGGCATTGGGTATTTCCGGTGATTACGCAATAGGAGTGTGGGTGGGAAATCCTGACGGCAGACCGCGCAAAGGGATATCAGGAGCTTCCCATGCGGGACCGCTGCTTTTTGATTTGCTACGCGCAGCATCCCCCGGCGGTAAACTTCCGCATCAGCCTGATGGAGCAGGAATAACCGAAATAAAAGTCTGCGCCCACAGTCATCAATTGCCCGGTCCTTTCTGTACAGAAAGAATCACCATGCAGACCCTGTCCGGTAAAACACAGCTTACCCCCTGCAAATATTGCAGACAGATTTTCATAGATCCCAAAAGCGGATTCCGTCTTTCCGGTGAATGTTTAGACCGTAAAAAGCTTGAAAGAAAAATTATCAGAACACTTCCGGCTCAACTTGCCAGATGGCGGGCTGAAAACAACATGGAAGTACCGATCCTTCCGCCTCTTGCACCCGACTGTGATTTAATTCCAGCAGGTAATGCGCCGAGAATTATTTCACCGGCCTCAACCACCCCCTATCTATTAAGAAAGGGAACGCCTCTAAAATATCAGCAGATTGGACTGAAAGCGAATGCAGAAGCCGACAGCGGAACGCTGCACTGGTTTCTAGACGGAAGGCTGGTAAATAAAGGCAAGTTCAATCAAAAACTTTTCACAGAAGCTAAAGCGGGAAAACATAAAATATCCGTAACGGATTCACTGGGCCGGACCGATTCTGTTTTATTTGAAGTGCGGGGCGGGAAATAA
- a CDS encoding SidJ-related pseudokinase translates to MKKAEATAYARGLIPEREFCAAYMDLRNLRGILQKSPDSADYEIIKAVWDVIVEQRYSGQTMSRLLYRECSKALAAVGASCTDSELSSQALSLQVQAASTCSEHASIEASGGLGVLPFELVLPESPAKFSGRSPSISWNELLKAGEVTGEPVFSGRSAVMESAGDNQIFAVKIARAGEFPDGLHLEGKWMEKLFDDAQSCSVRFDCPRPFSVSGQIVFKITDLPENGPANLHKEGYAMAYHAHSDYFVYPNDDREGRRTGQQDFLEIMFRNSYILGWLAGRGIVHDAPIPLFHNRVQAIRRTDEGVYQWHRFGRLDRWLDSCRFPNFGRSGLRDFEHLQVMKPGSDKFYRAVGAHFMSILLVIGSWFRAQNPELCGLDENDKPVDARALFDPEFFEKAVMSCFEEYYRGFTGIEFQHEIDLHPAKLVKCMIDEMGVDQHMFEVMRVVDQDILEDQEFRDYLLKYGLAPEKVAIITKGEADIPLVTGPHLGDFNGAISLPEIIEWSAMAAGCCIAAKSLGSRWVGARLGVV, encoded by the coding sequence TTGAAGAAAGCGGAAGCAACGGCTTATGCTCGCGGTTTAATTCCTGAAAGGGAGTTTTGCGCTGCTTATATGGATCTGAGAAATTTGAGAGGAATTCTTCAAAAGAGTCCTGACAGCGCCGACTATGAAATAATAAAAGCTGTATGGGATGTGATTGTCGAGCAGAGATATTCAGGTCAGACCATGTCACGCCTTTTATATAGAGAGTGCTCCAAAGCCCTTGCGGCTGTGGGTGCTTCCTGCACAGATTCAGAACTTTCTTCACAGGCGCTCAGTCTTCAAGTTCAGGCAGCAAGTACCTGTTCCGAACATGCCTCAATAGAAGCTTCCGGCGGACTTGGCGTGTTGCCGTTTGAACTTGTTCTTCCAGAATCTCCAGCTAAATTTTCAGGCAGATCTCCGTCTATATCATGGAATGAGCTGCTGAAAGCCGGAGAAGTTACCGGCGAGCCCGTATTTTCAGGTCGCAGCGCTGTGATGGAATCTGCGGGTGATAACCAAATTTTTGCAGTCAAAATTGCGCGTGCGGGAGAATTTCCTGACGGTCTTCATCTTGAAGGTAAATGGATGGAAAAGCTTTTTGATGATGCGCAGTCCTGCTCAGTGCGCTTTGATTGTCCCCGTCCATTTTCTGTTTCGGGTCAGATCGTCTTTAAGATTACGGATCTGCCGGAAAACGGCCCTGCTAATCTGCACAAAGAAGGCTATGCAATGGCCTATCATGCTCACAGCGATTATTTTGTATACCCTAACGATGACAGGGAGGGCAGGCGCACGGGACAGCAGGATTTTTTAGAAATAATGTTCCGCAATTCATATATATTGGGCTGGCTCGCAGGCAGAGGAATTGTACACGACGCTCCCATTCCGTTGTTTCACAACAGAGTTCAGGCCATACGCCGCACAGACGAAGGCGTATACCAGTGGCATAGATTCGGGCGGCTTGATCGTTGGCTTGATTCCTGTCGATTCCCGAATTTCGGTCGTTCAGGGCTACGCGATTTTGAACATCTGCAAGTTATGAAACCCGGCTCAGATAAATTTTACAGGGCCGTCGGCGCCCATTTTATGAGTATATTGCTGGTTATCGGGAGCTGGTTCAGGGCGCAGAATCCCGAGCTTTGCGGGTTGGATGAAAATGATAAGCCTGTCGATGCGCGTGCCCTTTTTGATCCTGAATTTTTCGAAAAAGCAGTGATGTCCTGTTTCGAAGAGTATTATAGAGGTTTTACGGGAATAGAATTTCAGCACGAAATTGATTTGCATCCTGCTAAACTCGTAAAGTGCATGATTGATGAAATGGGTGTCGATCAGCATATGTTCGAGGTCATGCGGGTTGTTGATCAAGACATACTGGAAGATCAAGAGTTTCGTGATTATCTGCTGAAATATGGACTGGCACCTGAGAAAGTTGCAATAATTACGAAAGGTGAGGCTGATATTCCACTGGTAACAGGGCCGCATCTAGGTGATTTCAACGGGGCTATATCATTGCCCGAAATAATAGAATGGTCAGCAATGGCGGCAGGGTGTTGCATTGCTGCCAAGTCGCTTGGTAGTAGGTGGGTTGGTGCTAGGCTTGGTGTTGTGTAA
- a CDS encoding double-cubane-cluster-containing anaerobic reductase produces the protein MSESAYKEMWENLNLDVAAHEGLLEVLGKFYGDIYMSQQGRLQGMEYLDFVLSEVHGLRIKELMDAKAEGKKIIGTFCVFVPEELSLAVEAVQVGLCAGADAGTEAAETVVPRNTCALIKSFIGFKMAKICPYTESCDLIIGETTCDGKKKAYEAFGEMAPMHIMEVPQRKEASDRVLWKSEVLRLKDELEKLTGKTVTAESLKKGIKIVNEKRRALQRLNKLRAAKPTPISGRDVLLINQVSFYDDPIRFTASINSLCDQIDERIAKNEGIVPENTPRLMLSGCPMAVPNWKLPYIIESSGAVVVAEESCIGTRNSRDLVDESGETVEEMIDAICDRYMKIDCACFTPNNERMENIKELAKEAGVDGVIHYSLMFCQPYTHEAFKVEKALAEKDVPMLAIETDYSMEDVEQLKTRVEAFVEMIS, from the coding sequence ATGTCAGAATCAGCTTACAAAGAAATGTGGGAAAATCTGAACCTTGATGTCGCGGCCCATGAAGGGTTGCTTGAAGTACTTGGTAAATTCTACGGTGACATTTATATGAGCCAGCAAGGCCGCCTACAGGGCATGGAATACCTCGACTTCGTACTTTCGGAAGTGCATGGCCTCCGCATTAAGGAACTGATGGATGCCAAAGCTGAAGGCAAAAAAATCATCGGCACCTTCTGCGTGTTTGTCCCCGAAGAACTTTCTCTCGCGGTTGAAGCTGTTCAGGTCGGGCTTTGCGCCGGAGCGGATGCTGGAACTGAAGCCGCCGAAACAGTCGTCCCCCGTAACACCTGCGCACTGATCAAGTCTTTCATCGGTTTCAAAATGGCGAAAATCTGTCCTTACACCGAATCATGCGACCTTATCATCGGTGAAACAACCTGTGACGGAAAGAAAAAAGCATACGAAGCTTTCGGCGAAATGGCTCCCATGCATATTATGGAAGTGCCGCAGCGCAAAGAAGCAAGTGACAGAGTTTTATGGAAATCTGAAGTTCTGCGTTTGAAAGATGAACTTGAAAAACTTACAGGCAAAACCGTCACGGCTGAATCCCTTAAAAAGGGTATCAAAATTGTTAACGAGAAAAGACGCGCTCTGCAAAGGCTCAACAAACTGCGTGCTGCTAAGCCTACACCTATTTCGGGCCGTGATGTTCTGCTCATTAATCAAGTCAGCTTTTACGATGATCCAATTCGTTTTACTGCGTCCATCAACTCCCTGTGTGATCAGATTGACGAGCGCATTGCAAAGAACGAAGGCATCGTCCCTGAAAATACTCCCAGACTTATGCTTTCAGGCTGCCCGATGGCTGTCCCCAACTGGAAACTTCCTTACATTATAGAAAGCTCCGGCGCAGTCGTTGTTGCAGAGGAATCCTGCATCGGAACACGCAACAGCCGAGATCTTGTTGATGAATCAGGCGAAACAGTTGAAGAAATGATTGATGCGATATGCGATCGTTATATGAAAATCGACTGTGCCTGTTTCACCCCCAACAACGAACGCATGGAAAACATTAAAGAGCTTGCCAAAGAGGCAGGCGTAGACGGTGTTATTCATTATTCACTCATGTTCTGCCAGCCCTACACTCATGAAGCATTCAAAGTAGAAAAGGCTCTTGCAGAAAAGGATGTGCCCATGCTCGCAATCGAAACAGATTACAGCATGGAAGATGTGGAACAGCTCAAAACAAGAGTTGAAGCCTTTGTGGAAATGATTTCCTAA